The sequence AGGAAGTCATATATCACTCTACAAGCGGAACGATACCAAGACCTATCTGGTAGTGGTCCCCAATACATCAGAAGTGAAGCGAGGGACTCTGCTTAACATTCTCAAGCAAGCGGGGATGAGTAGGGAAGACTTCTTCAGCTTATTGAAGTGAATTTATGCACTTTCTTTCACACATATTTTCTTTCACATTGCTAACGCAAA comes from Methanomicrobia archaeon and encodes:
- a CDS encoding type II toxin-antitoxin system HicA family toxin, producing MKLPLLSATEIIKALEKADFRVVRQKGSHISLYKRNDTKTYLVVVPNTSEVKRGTLLNILKQAGMSREDFFSLLK